One Poecilia reticulata strain Guanapo linkage group LG19, Guppy_female_1.0+MT, whole genome shotgun sequence genomic window carries:
- the atp2a1l gene encoding ATPase sarcoplasmic/endoplasmic reticulum Ca2+ transporting 1, like: MENAHAKSTAECLSYFGVNENVGLSPDQVKKSLEKYGFNELPAEEGKSIWELIIEQFEDLLVRILLLAACISFVLAWFEEGEETVTAFVEPFVILLILIANAVVGVWQERNAESAIEALKEYEPEMGKVYRSDRKSVQRIKAREIVPGDVVEVSVGDKVPADIRIVSIKSTTLRVDQSILTGESVSVIKHNEAVPDPRAVNQDKKNMLFSGTNIAAGKAIGVVAATGVSTEIGKIRDQMAATEQEKTPLQAKLDEFGEQLSKVISLICVAVWAINIGHFNDPVHGGSWIRGAVYYFKIAVALAVAAIPEGLPAVITTCLALGTRRMAKKNAIVRSLPSVETLGCTSVICSDKTGTLTTNQMCVTKMFVIKNVDGDHVDLDAFDISGSKYTPEGEVSQGGNKVNCSQYDGLVELATICALCNDSSLDYNESKKIYEKVGEATETALCCLVEKMNVFNSNVKNLSRIERANACCCVIKQLMKKNFTLEFSRDRKSMSVYCTPGKGDGGAKMFIKGAPEGVIDRCAYVRVGTTRVPLTNAIKDKIMAVIRDWGTGRDTLRCLALATRDSPLKPEEMNLEDSTKFADYETDLTFVGCVGMLDPPRKEVTGSIELCRDAGIRVIMITGDNKGTAIAICRRIGIFGEDEDVSGKAYTGREFDDLPISEQSEAVRRACCFARVEPAHKSKIVEFLQGYDDITAMTGDGVNDAPALKKAEIGIAMGSGTAVAKSASEMVLADDNFSSIVAAVEEGRAIYNNMKQFIRYLISSNVGEVVCIFLTAALGLPEALIPVQLLWVNLVTDGLPATALGFNPPDLDIMGKPPRSPKEPLISGWLFFRYMAIGGYVGAATVGGAAWWFLYDSTGPGVTYYQLSHFMQCHDENEDFAGLECEIFEAAPPMTMALSVLVTIEMCNALNSLSENQSLVRMPPWSNFWLLSAMTLSMSLHFMIIYVDPLPMIFKLTHLSFEQWMMVLKLSFPVILIDEVLKFMARNYVESTEAKK; the protein is encoded by the exons ATGGAGAACGCACACGCAAAGTCAACGGCAGAATGCCTGTCTTACTTCGGGGTGAACGAGAACGTCGGCCTCTCTCCCGACCAGGTCAAGAAGAGCCTGGAGAAATACGGCTTCAATG AGCTTCCTGCTGAGGAAG GCAAGAGCATCTGGGAGCTGATCATTGAGCAGTTTGAGGACTTGCTCGTCAGGATCTTGCTGCTGGCCGCATGCATCTCTTTT GTGCTGGCCTGGTTCGAGGAGGGCGAGGAGACCGTCACCGCCTTCGTGGAGCCCTTCGTCATCCTTCTTATCCTCATCGCTAACGCCGTCGTCGGAGTGTGGCAG GAGCGTAACGCTGAAAGCGCCATCGAGGCTCTGAAGGAGTACGAGCCTGAGATGGGCAAAGTTTACCGTTCTGACAGAAAGAGTGTGCAGAGGATCAAGGCCAGAGAAATCGTCCCCGGAGACGTTGTGGAGGTGTCCG TTGGTGACAAAGTCCCCGCTGACATCAGGATTGTTTCCATCAAGTCCACCACCCTGCGTGTTGACCAGTCCATCCTCACTG GTGAGTCTGTCAGTGTGATCAAGCACAATGAGGCCGTCCCCGACCCCAGAGCCGTCAACCAGGACAAGAAGAACATGCTTTTCTCT gGCACCAACATCGCTGCTGGCAAGGCCATTGGCGTGGTTGCAGCCACCGGCGTCTCCACCGAGATCGGCAAGATCCGTGACCAGATGGCCGCCACCGAGCAGGAGAAGACTCCTCTGCAGGCCAAGCTGGACGAGTTTGGTGAGCAGCTGTCCAAGGTTATCTCACTCATCTGTGTCGCCGTCTGGGCCATCAACATCGGCCACTTCAACGACCCAGTCCACGGTGGCTCATGGATCCGTGGTGCCGTCTACTACTTCAAGATTGCTGTTGCTCTGGCTGTGGCTGCCATTCCTGAGG GTCTGCCTGCTGTCATCACCACCTGTCTGGCTCTTGGCACCCGCCGTATGGCCAAGAAGAACGCCATTGTCAGGAGTCTGCCCTCTGTGGAGACCCTGGGCTGCACCTCCGTCATCTGCTCCGACAAAACTGGCACCCTCACAACCAACCAGATGTGTGTGACCAAG ATGTTTGTTATCAAGAACGTTGATGGGGACCATGTTGACCTTGATGCCTTTGACATCTCTGGCTCCAAGTACACCCCCGAGGGCGAGGT TTCCCAGGGAGGTAACAAGGTGAACTGCAGCCAATATGATGGCCTCGTTGAGCTGGCAACCATCTGTGCTCTGTGCAACGACTCCTCTCTGGACTACAACGAG TCCAAGAAGATCTATGAGAAGGTTGGTGAGGCCACTGAGACTGCCCTGTGCTGCCTTGTTGAGAAGATGAACGTCTTTAACAGCAATGTGAAGAACCTGTCCAGGATTGAGAGAGCCAACGCCTGCTGCTGT GTGATTAAGCAGCTCATGAAGAAGAACTTTACTCTGGAGTTCTCCCGTGACAGGAAGTCCATGTCTGTATACTGCACTCCAGGAAAGGGTGACGGTGGCGCCAAGATGTTCATTAAG GGTGCCCCTGAGGGTGTGATTGACAGATGTGCCTATGTCCGCGTTGGCACCACCCGCGTTCCCTTGACCAACGCCATCAAGGACAAGATCATGGCCGTCATCAGGGACTGGGGTACTGGCCGTGACACCCTGCGTTGTCTGGCTCTTGCCACACGCGACAGCCCACTCAAGCCAGAGGAGATGAACCTTGAGGACTCAACCAAGTTTGCCGATTATGAG ACTGATCTGACCTTCGTTGGCTGTGTTGGTATGCTGGATCCCCCTCGTAAGGAGGTCACTGGCTCCATTGAGCTGTGCAGAGATGCTGGAATCCGTGTCATTATGATCACTG GTGACAACAAGGGAACTGCTATTGCTATCTGCCGTCGCATTGGCATCTTCGGTGAGGATGAGGATGTTTCTGGTAAGGCCTACACTGGACGTGAGTTTGACGATCTGCCCATTAGCGAGCAGTCCGAGGCCGTGCGCAGGGCTTGCTGCTTCGCCCGTGTGGAGCCAGCCCACAAGTCCAAGATTGTTGAATTCCTTCAGGGTTACGATGACATTACAGCCATG ACCGGTGATGGAGTGAACGATGCCCCGGCCCTGAAGAAGGCCGAGATCGGCATCGCCATGGGCTCTGGCACTGCCGTTGCCAAGTCTGCCTCTGAGATGGTCCTGGCTGACGACAACTTTTCCTCCATTGTGGCTGCTGTTGAGGAAGGCAGAGCTATCTACAACAACATGAAGCAGTTCATCCGCTACCTCATCTCTTCCAACGTCGGTGAGGTCGTCTG TATCTTCCTGACCGCTGCTCTGGGTCTGCCTGAGGCTCTGATCCCCGTCCAGCTGCTCTGGGTCAACCTGGTCACTGATGGTCTGCCCGCCACCGCTCTGGGCTTCAACCCCCCTGATCTGGACATCATGGGCAAACCCCCACGTTCCCCCAAGGAGCCTTTGATCTCTGGATGGCTGTTCTTCAGATACATGGCTATTGGTG GATACGTTGGTGCTGCCACTGTTGGCGGTGCTGCCTGGTGGTTCCTCTATGACTCCACCGGACCTGGCGTCACCTACTACCAGCTG TCCCACTTCATGCAGTGCCATGATGAGAACGAGGACTTCGCTGGTCTCGAATGTGAGATCTTTGAGGCAGCTCCACCCATGACCATGGCCCTGTCTGTGCTGGTCACCATTGAGATGTGCAACGCTCTCAACAG CCTGTCTGAGAATCAGTCTCTGGTGCGTATGCCCCCATGGAGCAACTTCTGGCTGCTTTCCGCCATGACCCTGTCCATGTCCCTGCACTTCATGATCATCTATGTTGACCCACTGCCC ATGATCTTCAAGCTGACCCATCTGTCATTTGAGCAGTGGATGATGGTCCTGAAACTTTCCTTCCCCGTCATCCTCATTGATGAGGTGTTGAAGTTCATGGCCCGCAACTACGTTGAGA GCACAGAGGCTAAAAAGTAG